In the genome of Segnochrobactrum spirostomi, the window GGTCGCCACGCCGTCGAGGAAGAAGGGATAGAGGAGCGCCCCGTGGGCCTTGGCGAGGGCGGGGAAGAGGGCATCGAAGCGGGCCCCATAATCCGGCCCGAGATTGCGCGCGGCGAGCATGCCGGCGACGAGGACCGGGATTCTCCGTGCGCCGAGCCGCGTCAGGATGGCGTCGAGATCGGCCTTGGTGCGGCCGGGATCTTGCGCGCGCAGCATGTCGTTGGCGCCGAGTTCGAGGATCACGCCGTCGGTCCCGTCCGGCACCGACCAATCGAGCCGGGCGAGGCCGTCCGCCGCCGTATCGCCAGACACGCCGGCATTGACGATCTCGACGTCGTAGCCCTTGGCCTTCAAGGCCGCCTGTAGCTTGGTGGGAAAAGCCTGCGCCTCGGGCAGGCCGTAGCCGGCGGTGAGGCTGTCGCCGAGGGCGACGATGCGCACGGGCTCGGCGGAAGCGGCGCCGGGCGTGGCGAGGCTCGCGGCGAGAAGGCCCGCGGCGGCGATGAGACCGGTCGAGACGGAAAACGGCATGAGGGCTCCGCGAAACGCGCAACGGACGGGGCCTCCCCCACATAGGGCACCGCGGCCCCGAGCGGTACCCGGCAACGACAGCCGGCGCGGCGTGCGCGGCAACCCTGGCCACGACGGGGCGAAAACCCATATCAAGCCCTGGGAGCCGCTCGTTCAGCCGAGCGCTCCCGCGTTCCGTCGTCGAGCCCGAGGACCCGCATGCGCCCCGATGGCACCGCCTCCGACGCCGAGCCCGCCGGCTCGGCTCCGCGCAACGGGCTGCATCGCCCCGGCGAGTCCGCCGTCCGGCTCGAAGGCGTCCGCCTCGCGCTCGGCCGCGGCGCGTCCGCCGTCAACGTGCTGAACGGCGTCGACCTCGCCATCGCGCCCGGCGAGAGCCTCGGCATCACC includes:
- a CDS encoding arylesterase; protein product: MPFSVSTGLIAAAGLLAASLATPGAASAEPVRIVALGDSLTAGYGLPEAQAFPTKLQAALKAKGYDVEIVNAGVSGDTAADGLARLDWSVPDGTDGVILELGANDMLRAQDPGRTKADLDAILTRLGARRIPVLVAGMLAARNLGPDYGARFDALFPALAKAHGALLYPFFLDGVATDPALNQADGLHPNARGVDVIVARILPSVEALIAEARTRHP